The stretch of DNA GACATTTGAACTCTTGATAATGTATTTGTATGTCTATCTGACATTTAGCACATGTAGATAATACATCATACTACTTCTAGTTTGTTATTTATTTCAAGACTCAAAATATTTAAGTGGAGTATATGGAATAAAATATATTTATAGCTGTTTAGTAATTGTGAAGTTTCCAGTATCAACAGTTTCACAGTTTAGCACTATGCTTGTAAAAGCACAGATGACTATTACAACCCGTTTCACAGTGGTGCCTAGGATTCGTCAGAAAAATACGTCGGAAAAAGAATGTTGTACTGTGGGTTTATTATCAGGAACTGCTTTGTTGGAAACCTTGCGTTTACATTTACAGGCTTCAAACTGGCACCAATGCTAGATAAGGGAATTTTTTGTCACCTCACCAGAATCTGGAGCAGAGTTCTTTTCACTTAGAAATTAGAATCGTGATTTTCGTCACTTCATTTATGTTAACTTGTACTGAGTTTTCTTCCAGCACATTTGGCTCAGCTTGCCAGTTGCTTACTTTGCCAGCTTCTTCACTTTCATGTTTGAAGGAACGAGTTAGGGCCTTCATTGAAGATACCAGTGATAAAGATGTACTTGTGCTGAATGTCCAGGACCCATTTCAGAGGCTGCTTCTGCATGGTGTCTGTGAGGTGAATATGTTCCCAACTCGACCAGTTTCCTCTGGAAGAATTTACTTTCTCACTTTAATGGAAAACTTGTTGGTAGTCTTGATCACGGCTTGTCTACATGCAGTTCTATAATGTAACCTCAACAACCACGAGCAGTGTAAGAGACGGGAAGCCGTGGAAGACAACCACCATCAAGAAGAGGCCGGGCACGGGTATTCCTTCTAGAATCACATTAGTGAGCTTCCTGAGGATGAAGAAGACTGGGTCCCAACATTAGTTGCGTGAGGACCCGAGGCTCCTGCGCCCAGATCTGCTTGGGTGTGTACTAATGCATCTTAACattgctcaagaaggcaaatATGTTGCTTTATATGTTCCGTTTAGGGTGTAGGCAACTGTAAATTATCCAGATTTACATTTGAAACACATTGCAAAGCATCTGATGGGTCACTGGCAATCATGCTCCTATTTCGCATCCTCGTGACGGCTCTGTGcgcagtttttttttttttttgaagggaACGGGAGGGGCACGCCCCTACTGTGTTGGTGCACAGTTGTACTACGATTTGAATCCATGACGTACGAGCCTGACAGTCATTCAGAAGAACGTATGAAGTAAGCTACGAACCCAGCGCTGTTCTGCTAGGTAGAAATGTAGAATACCCTCAACTGTGTGTTGTTTGAGATTGTTGTTTCTTGTTTAGTTTTAGATTGAAGAGAATATAAATAGCATGCATCACTCTTTCGATTACATCTCTTtgaagaagaaagaaaacccaCCAAGCTGCTGGTTGCTAATCAATTTAGGTACACTGGAACACAGGCATCCTTGTCATCATTCTACTTGAGAGTTAGTCCTCTGGCAACCGCCGGATCAGCTGCTGATAGCCAATGTCCTGCTGCCGCGTGGGCAGCTCGTGGGAGGTGCGACATAGGGCCTGTTTGTTTGAGCTTAAATAAGCTGTAGATTATACAAACCAACTTAAATAATTTGTAAAGGAAACAAACAGGCAGCTTATTTGctcagattatataatctagagTCAAAAACACCATAATCTCATAAGCTAGTCAAGTGGAGCTTATTTCAACTTATTTCTACCAAAAGACCCACTACCCATGGCAAAGAGGAGCAAATTACCCGCAATTGCCATTGGATCCCACCAGCCcactccctcctcccctccccacgcgcccctctccctggCTGGCTCCCTACGCGCCCCTCTCTCTGGCTCGCTCActcctcccctccccacgcGTGGTGGTGATTTAAAACTGCTAATGTTGTGAAAATAGTAAGCAAATGAATAAGTCTAGTACCTAAGGGTATTGTTGTCTTTACACGTCTAGGATAAATAAGCTGGGCCCAAATAAGCTACGCAAACAAACAGCAAGACTCAGCTTATTTAATCCAGAAAAAATAAGCTAGATTATATAAGCTACCAAATAAGCTGGATAGTATAATCTATAAGCCCAAACAAACAGGCCCATAGTGGGCAGACGCCATTACGCTGGACGGCTGGAGCCACTCGAAGATGCACTGCTGACGGAAGGCGTGGGAGCACTGCATCGCCCTGAGCTTGTCGAACTGCCGTGATTGAAAAGCTTCAGATGACAAGAGGGGGAAAAAAGAGAAGGGCAATGGTTGTGTATAGGAGTTGTTTCTCTTGACTAGCAAGACGTTTTCCAGCAGAAAGTAGCTCAATTTGTCATTGAGGATTAGCAACATAGCATGCATCACCGATTGCTGAAAACTTACACATAGTATCAGTAAAACAACAATGAATATTGGCTTGAACACCACTAGCACGAAAAGAAATCAAGATGGTTTTGCGCTTCTTGTTTAGTCTTAACACTGAAGCCAAGATACACACAGCACACTTTTTAGATTAGATGTCTGCTGGAAGCACATCATCACCGAGCTGCTGATAACTTATGCTGATTAGGTAGAATGGTGCAGAGAGCAGCACTTGCACACATGATTCCAGCATGACGCTGTTGAATCCAATCCAGGTGTCTATCTAGGCCTCCTCCGGCACCGGGGGCGGGGGCATGCTCTCCTGCTGATGATTCTCGTCGCCATAATGCGGGTCAAGATATTGGCCACCAAAGTACCGATCATtgacctcataaaactcccgatAAATTTCGTCGATCGCATCCTCCTGGCGACGTCTCTCGTCTTCGTCGTCGTCCTGCTCCTGCGTGGGCAGCGCGTGGCGACAGAGCGGGCAGACATGGTTGACCAGGAGCCAGCGGAAGATGCAGTCCTGATGGAAGGTGTGGGAGCAGGGCATCGCCCTTAGCTTGTCCTCCGCCGCGAAGTCCTGCAGGCACACGGcacactccgccgccgccggcgtccccgCGCCGTCCCCGGCCTCCTGCAGGCCCAGGACGGCGTCGCTGGAGGCGGCGAGTCGAGCACGCTTGCAGCTGCGGCTGGATTCAGGGCGGTAGATCAGAGTAGCGGTAATCACGCGGGAGCTCCTCTCCGCATCCGCGTCGTACGGCCGCCGCTCGATGCGAGTCTCCTGGAGCGAGGACGTCCGGCCATGGAAGACCGGCTGATGGTGGGTGACCACCCGCCCGTCAGAAGCGGCAGCAGCGGCGTCCAACTGATCTATCGGAGAAGAAGACATGTGACTGACGGAGAAGGGAAGATCGACAGGGGTCCGTGCGGCACGGGTGATGGGGATCGAACGAGGTGAGAAAACTGTACCTGGGATCTTTGCATTTATAGCAAGACCGGCGTGGCGCGAAGTCGGAGTCGAGGTCGGCTGGAACTGGAGAGAGCCCGGGATGAGGACGTGGAGCTTCTGGCTGACGTGGCATGATTTGCAGTGGGCCGGTCGGGCCTGATGGACCCGCCAGATGGATCCCCTGACGGCTGACGCTGTCGTCTTGTTCGACGGCCGGCGTTGGTTCGCCGCGCAAATCTCTAGGCAAGGCAGGCGGGCAGGCAGGCCTAGCCCCCCGTGCCACAACTTTTACGTTCTGGATGGATGTGCTACGAGCCGTTCGTTGTTGGTTGATGCTTGGCCGGCTATCTGCTCCTCGGCTCTA from Panicum hallii strain FIL2 chromosome 3, PHallii_v3.1, whole genome shotgun sequence encodes:
- the LOC112887818 gene encoding E3 ubiquitin-protein ligase ATL42-like; this encodes MSSSPIDQLDAAAAASDGRVVTHHQPVFHGRTSSLQETRIERRPYDADAERSSRVITATLIYRPESSRSCKRARLAASSDAVLGLQEAGDGAGTPAAAECAVCLQDFAAEDKLRAMPCSHTFHQDCIFRWLLVNHVCPLCRHALPTQEQDDDEDERRRQEDAIDEIYREFYEVNDRYFGGQYLDPHYGDENHQQESMPPPPVPEEA